The genome window ATCAAGTATCAACCCAATGAATCTGAAGAATGGAGGGAACAGCTCCACAAATCCTAATTTGCTCTCAAGGCAGCGTTTACGCTGGACAAATGAGCTCCATGAACGTTTTGTCGGTGCTGTGACACAGCTTGGTGGATCTGACAGTAAGTGCTTGCTGCTTTGATCTCTTCAACTCAATTTACTTGAACATATTTCACAGTGTTGCCCAACTAAAATTTCCCCCAAGATGTTACGTGCAGTGTGTATGCTGATTCTTAGTTATCCATATTCAACTTTCATAAACTCTGATTGTTTAGTTCTGTGAGGACATGATACTGAGTTGGAGGATGTAGCAAATTCATTTATCAACAAAGTCTCACTACGAATTTTCCATCCATTCAGCGATTAGCTCTTTATGGTTAGTTCAACTGTTTTAGACTAAGCGATCTTGGTATGAATCTTATTTACGaatttaatgcaataaaagctgaaAATTATTTATCCTTAAAAGAACTTTGTATTTGATGATGTTCTTGAACATTCAAACAACAGTTGCTTTCACTTCAATACTTTCCGATGCTAAACTGAACTAAGTGACTATCTGTTAGTCTTATCTCCATTCCAAGATTCATATGGTCAGTATTTCTGCACATTGACAGGAGCAACTCCAAAAGGAGTTCTTCGAATAATGGGTGTGCCTGGATTAACTATATATCATATTAAGAGTCATTTACAGGTACACCTGCTCTGTTTCCTGAAAATTTCCTTTTACTTTGTCTTTGCTTTCCCTAATTTTCTCTTTCCATGCACTCAGAAATATCGGCTTGCAAAGTATATACCTGACTCTTCAGCTGATGGCAAGTATCTTATGAAAGCTTTAAATAAAATTTGACTGAAATATTTAAACTTCTATTATCTTTTCACATTTTTTGCATGAATAATGAGTTAAAGTTCTACAAAATAAATCAGTTTCCATGGCGAGTCAAATCTGCTGGTTTTATTTCTTGCAGGCACAAAGCTAGAAATGAAAGATGTCGGGGACCTGATTTCAGGACTTGAAAGCACTTCGTGAGTATAAATATGACTTCTCCATTGCTAATTTTCCTACAAGAATGAACATAAGCCACCTGTTCGTTATTTGTTTTGATAAGATCACTAAGTCACAATTGGCCTTGTTATAGAACTAGTGGATTTCTTAGAGATTAACTATTGTTGTAATTCTTCACCCATTACCATACCTCCTTATGTCTGTTGTATGCACTAAATCTGAATTGCACAAGTGCTGTACCTCTGTATTGCGTGCTTTCTATtgattattgatagaatcttttaCATATAATTTCTATAAAAGAATCATGTGTATCGAATTTTGTCTTTGGGGTTATCTCTTttaaatgcaagctagcaattgtcAGGTTTCAACAACTGTAAAGGAATGACATCGACAGCCCTTCTTGCCTAAAGAACTTTTGACTATTGCTATGGATTTATTTACATTGTTATAAAAAACATGAATCATCTCATCCTGTTCTGTCTCAAATGCTGTGAATAGGTTTTGGATGGTCTCAACTATCAAATTTTGGTAATAGTGCACAATCGTAGTTAATTTGGTGTTTATGGGAATTTTTCTATAAATAAGATAACATATGTGATTATGCATGAAGGCAATTTCTTTATTATCTGGTAGTACTAAAAAAGATCAAGTGGGGTACTCAAACTGTGGTTGACAAGGGAAACTCTAAAAAGTGCATTTCCTAGGCTTTCAGGGTCAATTAATGGATGTGTGCACATTTTTCTTGCCTTTATGGTCAGATATCATGCAATTTGGTAAAAAAAACTATGAATAGCATCTAAAATATAATACATCATAGCATATTATGAATGTGAGTTGATGGTCAAAACGAACTAAAACAAACATGTATCAATTTATTGGGCTTATAATTCAGCGTACCAAAGGGAGTTTGGGTGTAGGAGCTTCTACTGGGAGCAGTGTGGCCTACCTAGAGATATTTGTAAGAATCACAGTGGAAAGTTGGTGCAACAGTAGATTGCCATTCTTTTAGTCTTTAATATAAAGTTATTTTTTGCTACTTGCCAGCCTTACCATGCAATTACAAACTTGCCTATATGTTGTCCAGATGAACATACTGAGGTATGCGGAAGATTGGTGCAAACCTATATGTGTTTTCTGTCCTGTtacttttgaattttttaatgtgttttcttcttttttgatgtgGAAAATTGATTTCAGTTGTTTTTCGGACTTTTGGATGTTTTTCATTTTTGTTTGAATTAGTGTTCTTTCCAGCTATGTGTGCACAATGTCAGACTATTATTCAGCTAAAACTATATGTTTGTTGTGTTAGTGGGATTCAAATAACTGAAGCACTCAAATTGCAGATGGAGGTGAAAAAACGACTTCACGAACAACTAGAGGCAAGTTAAATATGTAAATTGCAGtatctgattttttttgtttctcttttactTGTTGTGGATTATGAGATTGCACATTAAGTTAAGAGATGCCATGGTGTGGAGTCTGAACCCAAGTACATGATGCAAAACTAAATTAACACAATGATAGACTTAACAATTCAAACTCATAATATGCTTTGATaccataataaatattttgattgagcgACAACTAATGACCCAATCTATACTGAACTTATTATACGCGAATAGTTGTTTTGATTTAAAGAATTGTGATGTGAATTTGCAACCATAGTGGCAAGGGGAAGCCAAGTCATAACATGGAGTTGACCTTCCATAAGTTGATGCAGATACAGCAGCAGCTACAAGTGAGAATCGAGGCCCAAGGCAGGTATCTCAAGAAGATGATCGAGGAGCAGCAGCTGCTCAGCGGCGTGCTGGCCGAAACATCTGCCTCTGGAGTTGCTGCTGCTACTGTCCCAAGTGACCTCTGCCCCGACCCCTCGACGCCTGTTCCGACCTCTGAGTCACCGGAAGAGGACTTGGCAGCTAGCAGTGGCACTGGCGGTGGGTCACTCAAAGGCCTTCTGCAAGATGGTTCTTTGTCTGCCACCCATGAGCCACCGACACCTGACTCTGGTGGGTGGGGGAAGTCTGGTACCGGCTCAGACTTCCAGTTCTAGGTTGCTGAGGGGCATTTGCATTCATCGAGCAACTCCATTTGCAATGAGGATATGTGAATGGTTTCCAATGTGATGTTTCTTGGAGGCTGGATCGTTGTCCACCATGTGTTTTTCTGCATGTTGTAGAAGAGGTGAATCTATGACTGTCCTGCTGTCATTGAAATCAGTCGCAGGGAGAGGTTTCATGGAGATGATGGTCGTGTTTCATTTGTGTTGGAATTGTAGTGACATGGTTCGGACACAGTCTGATCACTGTGTTTGACAAAGGAAAACATGAAAAATGATCTCATGATTGATTCATGGATTTGCTTGCAATGGAATTGCACTTTCTACAAACTTAAAACGTGTAAACAACTTTTTTCTTACATCAGAGTTCAATCTAATTTACGTTATAAAATCTACCTCTGTTTTCTTCCGCAAATATATGAGAAACTTTAAATTCCTCAAAAGACTTCAGTAAAAGAAAATGTCTTTAGTTACAGTCAGAATAGCCAAAGGCAACTGAACAAAATCATCTTCTTTGAAGGTTAAACTGCCACATATGTCCCGACCTGAAACACACATCGAGCTTCagagaaaaaaaagacaaaattAATCATCTAAAATTAGTGGCCTGGAGATCAAAAAGTGCCTTCTTCCAGAGGAAATAAGTGGTAAAGAGTCTCAACAAGAACAATAAAATAAAGACATTGTATTGTACAAATTCATCGACgacaaaaaaaattcatataactGATCACTTGTTATATTCCTGTAACATAATACTCTGGATAATTGCTTACAATGAACAATAATAGTATGCACATCATAGCCAATACACATAATTAAGGATTTATGAACTTGCTTATACGTTTTAGAAAAGCTTAGAAGAATCATACCCAACAACGACAGGCAATGGAGCCCTGCTGAAAGAAATTACATAGAATTGGCCTTCAACAGTAATTTTGCTTGTCAAATACTAATCGTGCAGTTAAAATTTTGCAACTTTACTAGAATATACTTAGCAGATATCGGAGGGCTTTCAATCACTCACATGGTACGAAAGCAGTTGTCCTTATTGCAAAAGAAAAAGGGgaacacatatatgtatacacagaGCCTCTTTGGAATTTGCTCTTCATTGCTGTACTGCAAGGCCTTCTTGTGGGCAACCGATCAACATGGACATGCAACGATCACTCCTCATCTTCAACATCATCAATCCCCACCCAACGGGTAAAAGCAAAAAGGAACTCCTTAAATGTCACCATGCCATTTTTATCCCAGTCCATCTCCTCTGCAGCAAACCAGAAGAAATTGGTTATGTTTGAAACAATATTGATCTTGTGCTCTGTTCGATGGAAGTCAATACACTGTTAGGTGAATCCGCAGATTCAAAATACAAGTAAATGGAAACTAAATTCTAAATAGTAGCCACAATCAATGCATGattatctttttcgaattttccaTTTACATGCTCAAATAGATACCAATTCATCAGGCAAATCAACAACTATttccaagaaaaagaataaagcCTAATAGACAAATCAGGAAATAGTAAAACCttttaaacatttattttcaaattaaGCCGAAAAGGGCTATTAATATGGTAATTGATGCAAATAATTTGTTTTTCAAGTTTCGCATGGTAGTGCAAGCTAGAACTGCTAGTAAGAGGAAAGAACTGACCAAATCTTTTCATGGCTATGCGTCCAGAAGAGCGTTCACCTCCAGTTGTCTCGTTTATGGCATGTACCATCTCATTCTTGCTAACATATCCATCCTTGTTCTCGTCCAAAAACACAAAAGCATCAACCAGAGTCTCAAAAGTCGTCTCAAGGTCTGGCAACCCCATACGGGAATTCTAGCAATCAAGTCATGGGGAACAAAATTTTGATTTTCATGCTTGAGTTTAGTACCAGAGCATATTTCCAACAAGAGCAGACTACAGTTGGAAAACAAAAGTTCAAGAGATCCAGGAAAACACACATCAACTAAGAAACAGAAGCTGAGGCAATAACACTACACTTCACatattaaaaaagataaaatgttCCTAATATAAATTAATGTTCACGGTTGCCCTGTATAAAAtatgtgaagaaaaaaaaaagagtaagtaTTCATAGCTGACAAATTGACTAACATAGGAGATCCATAATATTAGGGAACCTGCTCCAAATATTTTGGACAATCCTGCTCTGTAAGATTTGAAACTACCACACCTGCTCTGGAGACCTGTGATGTACTGTTCTATCCAATTATGTCGAATGGTCCCCTTGCAAACAGATTCTTAACTCCATATACAACAATTCTCAATataatgtttttcaaatacagtaGAATCTCATGTGCATATATGTGTTGGTGTGTGGTCTGCATGCATATAAGGTCCATCATGAAGAAAAAAACGCCTCAAACTACATGCCACCTGATTTTATCCAGTTATTATTAGTTTTTATCATTCCTTCAGAACTTCTGTTACTCCCGAGGTCTCTGTGAAATGTTACCACTGAGCTGCTCTTATTCAATGCCAATGACATGATGACTAAAATCTTCTGTGCACGCTAACATAATTCTAACAGGAAATTTACAAATGAGCTGAAGACAAAAGTAATATTATCAGACATTAATGACATGATGTCCAAGTCCCTGTGCACACTGATGTATGTAGTTATAACAGCTGTTAGCCTTGGCATAAGTCCATTGCTAGCATA of Musa acuminata AAA Group cultivar baxijiao chromosome BXJ1-7, Cavendish_Baxijiao_AAA, whole genome shotgun sequence contains these proteins:
- the LOC135678986 gene encoding myb family transcription factor PHL7-like isoform X1, with the protein product MNLKNGGNSSTNPNLLSRQRLRWTNELHERFVGAVTQLGGSDRATPKGVLRIMGVPGLTIYHIKSHLQKYRLAKYIPDSSADGTKLEMKDVGDLISGLESTSGIQITEALKLQMEVKKRLHEQLEIQQQLQVRIEAQGRYLKKMIEEQQLLSGVLAETSASGVAAATVPSDLCPDPSTPVPTSESPEEDLAASSGTGGGSLKGLLQDGSLSATHEPPTPDSGGWGKSGTGSDFQF
- the LOC135678986 gene encoding myb family transcription factor PHL7-like isoform X2, translated to MGVPGLTIYHIKSHLQKYRLAKYIPDSSADGTKLEMKDVGDLISGLESTSGIQITEALKLQMEVKKRLHEQLEIQQQLQVRIEAQGRYLKKMIEEQQLLSGVLAETSASGVAAATVPSDLCPDPSTPVPTSESPEEDLAASSGTGGGSLKGLLQDGSLSATHEPPTPDSGGWGKSGTGSDFQF